A stretch of Lacipirellulaceae bacterium DNA encodes these proteins:
- a CDS encoding endonuclease/exonuclease/phosphatase family protein, protein MHQSFRRSFCWLVFFMASCLQPLVVSGAEERPSQKVRFATFNVSLYGERSGEVANRIADGNDPQARALAEIIQRVRPDVLLLNEVDYTPDGLLQRTFHDRYLAVSQNVTKSPDGLTKPIEYPHRYSAPSNTGVHSGRDLDHNGVIDSRPGSNDYGADSWGYGRYEGQYAMVVMSRFPIDKENIRTFQKFLWQDMPSAKVPNEVESPASWYTPKTLDHFRLSSKNHLDVPLLINGKRVHLLASHPTPPGFDGPEDRNGLRNEAEIQFWVDYINPERNYHYDDRGKTGGLPGDALFVVAGDLNADPIDGSDSPAINRLLRSSRVSQAEAPASRGGEEQAKKQAGANQSHKGPDKHDTLDAPDREDKGDPGNLRVDYVVPSKGFRVIESGIFWPSSDDPLSELTGEHPFPSSDHRLVWVDVEFE, encoded by the coding sequence ATGCATCAGAGCTTCCGTCGGTCGTTTTGCTGGCTTGTTTTCTTTATGGCTAGCTGCCTACAGCCGCTTGTTGTCTCAGGGGCCGAAGAACGGCCTTCACAGAAAGTTCGCTTCGCCACGTTCAACGTCTCTCTCTACGGAGAACGCTCCGGCGAAGTCGCCAACCGCATCGCCGACGGCAACGACCCGCAAGCTCGCGCGCTCGCGGAGATCATCCAACGCGTGCGCCCAGACGTTCTTCTACTCAACGAAGTCGACTACACACCCGACGGGCTATTGCAGCGGACCTTTCACGATCGATATCTCGCGGTCAGTCAGAATGTGACCAAGTCGCCCGATGGCCTCACAAAGCCCATCGAGTATCCGCATCGCTACTCGGCTCCTTCCAATACCGGCGTACATTCGGGACGCGATCTCGACCATAACGGAGTGATCGATTCACGCCCCGGCAGCAACGATTATGGCGCGGACTCGTGGGGCTACGGTCGGTACGAGGGCCAATATGCAATGGTCGTGATGTCGCGGTTCCCGATTGACAAGGAGAACATTCGCACGTTTCAGAAATTCCTCTGGCAAGACATGCCCAGTGCTAAAGTCCCAAATGAGGTCGAGTCGCCTGCCAGTTGGTACACGCCGAAGACGCTCGATCACTTTCGGCTAAGCAGTAAGAATCACCTCGATGTGCCCCTCTTGATCAACGGCAAACGCGTCCACCTGCTTGCTTCACACCCCACACCCCCGGGTTTCGATGGTCCGGAAGATCGCAATGGGCTACGCAACGAAGCGGAGATCCAATTCTGGGTCGACTACATTAACCCAGAGCGAAATTATCACTACGACGACCGCGGGAAGACTGGCGGACTCCCCGGCGATGCTCTCTTCGTTGTTGCTGGCGATTTGAACGCTGACCCCATCGACGGCAGCGACAGTCCCGCGATCAATCGGCTGCTTCGATCGTCGCGAGTCTCCCAAGCCGAGGCTCCCGCTAGTCGGGGTGGAGAGGAGCAAGCGAAAAAGCAAGCGGGGGCGAACCAAAGTCACAAAGGCCCCGACAAGCACGACACGCTCGACGCACCTGATCGAGAGGACAAAGGCGATCCGGGCAATTTGCGTGTCGACTACGTCGTTCCATCAAAGGGGTTCCGCGTGATCGAAAGCGGCATCTTCTGGCCCTCGTCGGACGACCCACTCTCAGAACTTACCGGCGAGCACCCGTTCCCAAGTTCTGATCATCGCCTCGTGTGGGTCGATGTTGAGTTCGAGTAG
- a CDS encoding PSD1 and planctomycete cytochrome C domain-containing protein — MSSSNAFAEETPIDFGRTIRPILSNACFTCHGPDNARRAADLRLDKEESAKEYAIVEGDPESSEIIARILSDDPDVVMPPPEQAQRPSPEEIELLKKWIAQGAPWSKHWAYIPPKKESPPELQQKDWPQNGIDPFVLTKLEALGLKPNGRASKEMLLRRVTFDLTGLPPTLDEIDAFLRDESPEAYEKVVDRLLASPRYGEHMALPWLAAARYADTNGYQNDATRTMWPWRDWVIRAINDNMPFDQFTVEQIAGDLLEGPQGDGPTRDQMIASGFHRNHGLNGEGGRNPEESRVEYVIDRASTTGSVWLGLTTGCARCHDHKYDDISQKEFYELTAYFNSIDERGGVDAGGNAKPIYALPTETEESEIERTKQQIEEIKRELKKLETPSAEKQIAWEKETQHWLSLLRQDKLWKPLSGVALECENGATWEELSDHSVLVSKMSSTSDDYVITVELPAGNHEALQLEALKHEKLVGGQFSLGINGGFSVTGMIVKLDGKPLSFQEPKANTGEPKGLTDINKYKEWKVEKPTHAPEVPTWMAKFQQPLKLDKPRTLTIRLKHQARTGDAPIGRFRFSVTSYPLPTLKKDLGLSGPVVVALDTPEGKRTEQHRKQLADEARKFAQAPSRKKINELQEHLDWLKWKTTKVMVMCDRQTPRDTYLLKRGLWNQPDKSEKLQPGVMAALPPLPEDAPSNRIALAEWLVRPDHPLTARVTVNRYWQQFFGTGLVKTSEDFGVQGERPSHPALLDWLAIEFVESGWDVKHIHKLIVMSAAYQQDSVATAEAVELDPYNRLISRGPRFRLSSQALRDQALAISGLLVEKMGGPGVMPYQPDKVWSDFSLGKIKYKQGEGDDLYRRSIYTFWRRPVGPTMFFDNPGRQVCTVRPSLTNTPLHALTLLNDVTYVEAARVLAERMLKSPAETAPARIERAFRIATSRFPSKQEIKALESALKKLQDEFQANPEAATELIATGASTADESLDKIDLAAYTSLMNIILNLDEVVTKG, encoded by the coding sequence ATGTCGTCTTCTAACGCTTTCGCTGAAGAGACGCCGATTGACTTCGGCCGGACGATTCGCCCGATTCTCTCCAACGCCTGCTTCACATGTCACGGCCCCGATAATGCACGGCGAGCAGCCGATCTGCGACTCGACAAGGAAGAGTCCGCCAAGGAGTATGCCATCGTCGAGGGCGACCCCGAGAGCAGTGAGATCATTGCGAGGATTCTTAGCGATGATCCCGACGTTGTGATGCCTCCGCCTGAGCAGGCGCAGCGGCCGAGTCCCGAGGAGATCGAACTGCTCAAGAAGTGGATCGCTCAGGGGGCTCCCTGGTCAAAGCATTGGGCCTACATTCCCCCGAAGAAGGAGTCGCCCCCCGAGCTTCAGCAAAAGGACTGGCCACAAAATGGAATTGACCCTTTCGTCTTGACCAAGCTTGAAGCGTTAGGGCTCAAGCCAAATGGTCGGGCGAGTAAAGAAATGCTTTTGCGACGAGTGACGTTTGACCTCACGGGGTTGCCTCCAACGCTCGATGAGATCGATGCTTTTCTTCGGGACGAGTCCCCCGAGGCCTATGAGAAAGTCGTCGACCGTCTGCTAGCTTCCCCACGATACGGCGAACACATGGCGTTGCCTTGGCTAGCAGCCGCACGCTACGCGGACACCAACGGTTACCAAAACGACGCAACACGCACGATGTGGCCTTGGCGCGATTGGGTAATCCGCGCGATAAACGACAACATGCCGTTCGATCAGTTTACCGTCGAGCAGATCGCAGGCGACTTGCTTGAAGGGCCTCAAGGTGATGGTCCAACACGCGACCAGATGATCGCTAGCGGATTCCATCGCAATCATGGTTTGAATGGCGAGGGGGGGCGTAATCCTGAGGAGTCGCGGGTTGAGTACGTGATTGACCGTGCGAGTACAACCGGAAGTGTTTGGCTAGGTCTGACCACCGGCTGCGCTCGTTGCCATGATCATAAGTACGATGATATTTCGCAGAAAGAGTTTTACGAGCTGACCGCTTACTTCAACAGCATTGATGAACGGGGCGGTGTGGATGCGGGAGGCAACGCGAAGCCGATTTATGCCTTGCCTACCGAAACAGAAGAGTCAGAGATTGAGCGAACCAAGCAGCAGATTGAAGAGATCAAACGTGAACTGAAGAAGCTGGAAACCCCATCTGCCGAGAAGCAGATCGCTTGGGAGAAAGAGACCCAACACTGGCTTTCACTCCTTCGCCAAGACAAGCTCTGGAAACCTCTTAGCGGAGTCGCCTTGGAATGTGAAAACGGCGCCACCTGGGAAGAGCTTTCTGATCATTCCGTGCTCGTCTCGAAGATGAGCAGTACGAGCGATGACTATGTCATTACGGTTGAATTGCCCGCTGGCAATCACGAGGCCCTTCAACTCGAAGCACTGAAGCATGAAAAACTCGTCGGCGGACAGTTCAGTTTAGGCATCAACGGAGGCTTCAGCGTTACGGGGATGATCGTCAAGCTGGACGGTAAGCCCCTTTCCTTCCAGGAACCGAAGGCGAATACCGGCGAGCCAAAAGGTTTGACAGACATCAACAAGTACAAGGAGTGGAAAGTTGAAAAACCAACGCATGCCCCAGAAGTACCCACTTGGATGGCGAAATTCCAACAGCCGCTCAAGCTCGACAAGCCGCGGACTTTGACGATTCGCTTGAAGCACCAGGCTCGCACAGGGGATGCTCCCATCGGTCGGTTCCGCTTTTCAGTGACTTCTTATCCGCTACCCACGTTAAAGAAAGACCTGGGCCTTTCTGGTCCGGTGGTAGTGGCGTTAGATACCCCAGAGGGTAAGCGGACCGAACAGCATCGCAAGCAGCTTGCGGACGAAGCGCGCAAGTTCGCTCAAGCACCCTCGCGCAAGAAGATCAATGAGCTACAGGAGCATCTCGACTGGCTAAAGTGGAAGACGACGAAGGTCATGGTGATGTGTGATCGCCAGACTCCTCGCGACACTTATCTTTTGAAGCGGGGCCTCTGGAATCAGCCGGACAAGAGTGAAAAGTTGCAACCGGGGGTCATGGCTGCATTGCCGCCTTTGCCTGAGGATGCCCCCTCGAATCGCATCGCCTTGGCGGAGTGGTTGGTGCGTCCCGATCATCCACTGACAGCTCGAGTGACGGTCAATCGCTATTGGCAGCAGTTTTTTGGAACTGGTTTGGTGAAAACGAGCGAAGACTTCGGGGTGCAGGGTGAACGTCCGAGTCATCCCGCACTTCTGGACTGGCTGGCGATTGAGTTCGTTGAATCAGGCTGGGATGTGAAGCACATTCATAAGCTCATCGTGATGAGCGCGGCCTATCAGCAAGATTCAGTGGCGACAGCAGAAGCGGTTGAGTTAGATCCCTATAATCGCTTGATTAGCCGTGGCCCGAGATTTCGACTCTCTTCTCAAGCTCTGCGAGATCAGGCGTTGGCAATTAGCGGGCTGCTCGTTGAAAAGATGGGAGGCCCAGGCGTCATGCCCTATCAACCTGACAAGGTCTGGTCGGACTTCAGCTTAGGCAAAATCAAATACAAACAAGGTGAAGGGGACGACCTGTATCGTCGCAGCATCTACACCTTCTGGCGACGACCCGTAGGGCCGACGATGTTCTTCGACAATCCGGGCAGACAAGTTTGCACGGTGAGGCCTTCATTGACTAATACACCGCTACATGCTCTGACGTTGCTTAATGACGTCACCTATGTCGAAGCGGCCCGTGTGTTGGCCGAAAGGATGCTCAAAAGCCCCGCGGAAACAGCGCCGGCACGTATCGAAAGAGCGTTCCGCATCGCAACCTCACGTTTTCCCTCCAAACAGGAGATCAAGGCGCTTGAGAGCGCTCTTAAAAAGCTCCAGGACGAGTTCCAAGCAAACCCCGAGGCGGCCACGGAATTGATCGCCACGGGTGCTTCGACAGCGGATGAGAGTCTCGACAAAATTGATTTGGCGGCTTACACGAGCCTGATGAATATTATTCTGAATCTCGATGAAGTCGTCACCAAAGGATAA
- a CDS encoding DUF1559 domain-containing protein, giving the protein MNRKKSSAFTLVELLVVIAIIGVLVGLLLPAVQAAREAARRSQCINNVRQMALAAANYESANGVFPPGRLTPDRANADGSEISGYSNYQDVSVDEKTGFYSVHIWLLPYMEQQNVYNLINFDIAQVKKMLNPTNPHFDAYSTAQGLFLCPSDGNVGRIISENNYRANFGGSTPAAGGDGSAEIGFGRFWAVGGNGAFTIGEKGLKASRFEDGLSNTAFFSERIKGTGGSSTDLPSQGEMRRLDSGITTTVRIDNLLQNCRNQAPEVSNFNFAGAGRWLDGSDWSNGWPFAGYDSTQYNHVSPPNWEGVDCGVSFIPDTPFEHAIVGARSDHNGIVVVGFGDGHTANISDSINIDVWRALGSRNGGEVVPETF; this is encoded by the coding sequence ATGAACAGGAAGAAATCAAGCGCCTTCACTCTCGTCGAACTGTTAGTCGTGATCGCAATCATCGGCGTACTCGTGGGGCTATTGCTGCCCGCCGTCCAAGCGGCTCGCGAAGCGGCCCGTCGCAGCCAGTGCATCAATAACGTTCGGCAAATGGCACTCGCTGCAGCTAACTACGAAAGCGCTAACGGGGTCTTTCCACCTGGTCGGCTGACTCCCGATCGAGCGAATGCTGACGGAAGCGAAATCTCAGGCTACTCGAACTACCAAGACGTCTCTGTTGATGAGAAAACAGGTTTTTACTCAGTACACATTTGGCTGCTCCCCTACATGGAGCAGCAGAATGTGTACAACCTCATCAATTTTGACATCGCCCAAGTCAAGAAAATGCTCAATCCGACGAATCCGCACTTCGATGCCTATTCAACAGCACAGGGTTTATTCCTCTGCCCGAGCGACGGAAACGTAGGAAGAATCATTTCAGAAAACAACTATCGAGCGAACTTCGGCGGTTCAACGCCGGCAGCCGGCGGGGACGGTAGTGCCGAGATTGGTTTTGGAAGGTTCTGGGCTGTTGGAGGCAACGGAGCCTTCACGATTGGCGAGAAAGGCTTGAAAGCCTCGAGATTTGAAGATGGACTTTCTAATACAGCCTTCTTTTCTGAACGCATCAAAGGAACTGGCGGGTCTTCTACGGACTTGCCCTCACAAGGAGAAATGCGACGGCTCGACAGTGGCATTACGACAACTGTAAGAATCGATAATCTGTTGCAGAACTGCCGTAACCAAGCCCCTGAAGTGAGCAACTTCAATTTCGCAGGAGCAGGCCGTTGGCTTGATGGATCTGACTGGTCAAACGGCTGGCCTTTCGCAGGCTATGATTCAACGCAGTACAACCACGTTTCACCTCCAAACTGGGAGGGAGTCGACTGCGGCGTTAGCTTCATTCCAGATACTCCTTTTGAACATGCTATTGTCGGTGCACGAAGCGACCACAACGGAATTGTCGTCGTCGGTTTCGGCGATGGACATACCGCAAACATCAGTGACTCGATCAACATTGATGTCTGGCGCGCACTTGGTTCTCGTAACGGCGGCGAGGTCGTACCCGAGACCTTCTAA
- a CDS encoding tetratricopeptide repeat protein, giving the protein MPSAAVKFLFLQALLLSSGCGGSSTEAVEERKSSQEAFNEAETAFGSNDYTTAAAKYAEAIEAAGLYPELYDIARAKLIVCLAAQKKFSEAEQELDTLKSQHLDKAVVLAAESYLLSAQGKKSAAKKAFAQARKIRRGIKPFGK; this is encoded by the coding sequence ATGCCCTCAGCTGCAGTTAAATTTTTGTTTCTTCAGGCACTCCTCCTCTCCAGTGGCTGCGGTGGCTCGTCAACCGAGGCCGTCGAAGAACGGAAGAGTTCGCAAGAAGCTTTCAACGAAGCCGAGACAGCCTTCGGCAGCAATGACTACACAACCGCGGCAGCGAAGTATGCCGAGGCAATCGAAGCTGCAGGACTCTACCCTGAGCTGTACGACATAGCGCGGGCTAAACTCATTGTATGCCTTGCCGCGCAAAAGAAGTTTAGCGAAGCAGAACAAGAGCTTGACACGCTCAAGAGTCAACACCTTGATAAGGCGGTAGTCCTCGCAGCGGAGAGCTACCTACTCTCAGCCCAAGGCAAGAAGTCAGCAGCCAAGAAGGCCTTTGCTCAGGCACGCAAGATTCGTCGCGGAATCAAACCGTTCGGTAAATAG
- a CDS encoding lamin tail domain-containing protein produces MKCDLRKVWIYIRSTSAVLTAVGVLALGGQFAQAQLEVTEIMYNPLDEDVWEWIEVRNTGGTDIDMAGWLAFNLGDGEITNPNPTIVSNTNSPNTIVPAGGVAVIYDGFHGGSSPGTFNDAPFRAAWGLDPSVPLMAGSFWPGLSNTEGSNFQSIGFWASLADYQADLVDDGSGNGTNEVGSFNNAQFSINYSDAAFPGPVNGSSMTWTGNGDNQVGGNWAVSQTGVNGATTSVEAQLVGTLNSTADIGNPGIVTASGAIPSALIISEIMYNAASNEPDWEWIEIYNNTGAAVDLSGYVLSDDDGGQLVTGNIASGTIAQGEAALFYDSSEITADQVADAWDPTGARGITFIGVDNLGSGLSNGGDSIGLWSNVTDYNTDDAAGTTDLAVAAVTYTDDPPFPLDNNAGSIYILDLSNVDIDGTTGQSSQNDGAEWQLSADGDFPGSFFAAEVEDPSGMIPFHPGGDIGSPGTFNVVTAVSADVDNSGLVDGADFLAIQRGDFPGVTIADWQAQYGTAGAAVASAGAVPEPTSLLLVGMALTLAGCVRRKA; encoded by the coding sequence ATGAAGTGCGATTTGAGGAAGGTTTGGATTTACATCCGGTCGACATCTGCGGTACTCACCGCCGTCGGCGTGTTGGCCCTTGGCGGTCAGTTCGCTCAAGCTCAGCTTGAAGTCACCGAAATCATGTACAACCCACTTGATGAAGATGTTTGGGAGTGGATCGAGGTCCGTAACACGGGTGGCACCGACATCGACATGGCTGGGTGGCTAGCTTTCAATTTGGGTGATGGCGAAATAACTAACCCGAATCCGACGATCGTCTCCAATACGAACTCACCGAATACCATTGTACCTGCTGGCGGCGTTGCCGTGATCTATGATGGTTTTCATGGTGGCTCTTCTCCGGGAACCTTCAACGACGCGCCTTTTCGCGCAGCGTGGGGACTAGACCCTTCGGTACCGTTGATGGCAGGTAGCTTCTGGCCCGGCCTTTCTAACACTGAGGGCTCAAACTTCCAATCCATTGGCTTTTGGGCAAGTTTGGCCGATTATCAGGCAGACCTAGTCGACGATGGTTCGGGGAACGGTACCAATGAGGTAGGTAGCTTCAACAACGCCCAGTTCAGCATCAATTATTCTGATGCAGCGTTTCCAGGACCGGTTAACGGATCTTCGATGACTTGGACTGGCAACGGTGATAATCAAGTAGGTGGCAATTGGGCAGTCAGCCAGACAGGCGTCAACGGTGCTACTACCAGTGTCGAAGCACAATTGGTGGGCACGCTCAACAGCACAGCGGATATCGGGAATCCGGGGATTGTTACCGCTTCAGGAGCCATTCCCAGTGCCCTGATTATTTCCGAGATCATGTACAACGCGGCCTCTAATGAGCCCGACTGGGAATGGATTGAGATCTACAATAACACTGGTGCTGCGGTCGACCTCAGTGGCTACGTCCTGAGTGATGACGATGGTGGCCAACTTGTCACGGGCAACATTGCTTCGGGCACCATTGCCCAGGGTGAAGCGGCTCTGTTCTACGACAGCAGCGAAATCACCGCGGATCAAGTCGCCGATGCTTGGGACCCAACCGGAGCTCGCGGAATCACTTTCATTGGTGTGGATAACTTGGGCTCTGGGCTTTCCAATGGCGGAGACTCAATCGGACTCTGGAGCAATGTGACGGACTACAACACGGATGACGCAGCTGGGACAACGGACCTCGCAGTCGCTGCAGTAACTTATACGGACGATCCACCGTTTCCTCTCGACAACAACGCCGGTTCGATTTACATTCTCGACCTCTCGAACGTCGACATCGATGGGACCACTGGACAATCGAGCCAGAATGATGGTGCGGAATGGCAGCTATCGGCCGATGGCGACTTTCCAGGGTCGTTCTTCGCTGCAGAAGTGGAAGATCCCAGCGGGATGATTCCGTTCCACCCAGGTGGAGATATCGGTAGCCCTGGAACCTTCAACGTCGTGACTGCTGTTAGTGCCGATGTGGACAACAGTGGGCTGGTTGACGGAGCGGACTTCCTGGCCATTCAACGTGGCGACTTCCCAGGGGTAACGATCGCTGACTGGCAAGCTCAGTACGGCACTGCCGGTGCCGCGGTTGCCTCCGCAGGGGCTGTGCCTGAGCCAACTTCGTTGTTGCTCGTTGGTATGGCTTTAACGCTCGCTGGTTGCGTTCGTCGCAAAGCCTAG
- a CDS encoding DUF1501 domain-containing protein: MNPHLERMHIESRRDFLGRSGLGLGAAALASLTGTLPALGSAGKAVRQASGIGDLPHFPARVKRVIYLMQSGAPSHVDLFDEKPMLAEMRGQQIPDSISKGMQSSTMTAGKGQPCLGAIAPIRKHGQCGALVSDWLPHTASVVDDLCFVKSMKTESVNHAPAMTFLLTGGEQPGRPSMGAWLSYGLGSANDDLPTFCAMTSRDKEGSCGQLFYDYYWGSGFLPTKHQGVKFRGGGDPVLYLSNPKGMSPKVRRQVLDSVAELNQMQYERTRDQETLTRIAQYEMAYRMQTSVPALTDLSTEPQHILDMYGPDVTRPGTYAFNCLMARRLAEQDVRFIQLMHSGWDQHTNLPTQLINQCRDTDQPSAALVKDLKQRGMLDETLVIWGGEFGRTPYGQGNINNKKVHGRDHHPNSFTIWMAGGGMKPGLTYGATDEFGFNVVKDQVHVHDLQATVLAQLGIDHERLTYKFQGRHFRLTDVHGHVVEDIVA, translated from the coding sequence ATGAATCCTCACCTTGAAAGAATGCATATCGAATCACGGCGAGATTTTCTTGGTCGCTCGGGCTTAGGGCTCGGTGCGGCAGCGCTCGCAAGTCTTACGGGAACACTGCCTGCACTCGGCTCTGCTGGAAAAGCGGTTCGTCAAGCTAGCGGGATTGGAGATCTGCCACACTTCCCAGCGCGAGTGAAGCGTGTGATTTACCTCATGCAATCGGGTGCACCATCGCACGTCGATCTTTTCGACGAAAAGCCGATGCTTGCCGAGATGCGTGGGCAGCAAATTCCTGATTCAATCAGCAAGGGGATGCAAAGCTCGACGATGACTGCCGGCAAGGGGCAGCCTTGTTTGGGCGCAATTGCTCCGATTCGCAAGCACGGCCAGTGTGGGGCGTTGGTTTCAGACTGGCTGCCGCATACGGCAAGTGTTGTCGACGACTTGTGCTTTGTGAAATCGATGAAGACCGAGTCGGTCAATCACGCCCCGGCGATGACCTTCCTGCTCACAGGCGGTGAACAGCCGGGCCGACCCAGCATGGGGGCGTGGCTTTCCTATGGATTGGGTAGTGCGAACGATGACCTTCCGACTTTCTGTGCGATGACTTCACGGGACAAAGAAGGAAGCTGCGGCCAGTTGTTCTATGACTACTATTGGGGTAGTGGATTCCTGCCCACTAAGCACCAGGGCGTGAAGTTCCGCGGTGGCGGTGACCCGGTGCTTTACCTTTCCAATCCGAAGGGCATGTCTCCAAAAGTCCGCCGTCAGGTACTCGACAGCGTTGCCGAACTCAACCAGATGCAATATGAGCGAACCCGTGACCAGGAGACGCTCACCCGAATCGCACAGTACGAGATGGCCTACCGTATGCAGACTTCGGTCCCGGCGTTGACGGATCTTTCCACGGAGCCGCAGCACATTCTCGACATGTATGGGCCCGACGTGACGCGACCGGGAACGTATGCGTTCAACTGCTTGATGGCCCGTCGGCTAGCTGAGCAGGATGTCCGATTTATTCAGTTGATGCACTCGGGCTGGGATCAGCATACCAATCTGCCGACGCAACTCATCAACCAATGTCGCGATACCGACCAGCCTTCCGCGGCGTTGGTGAAAGACTTAAAGCAGCGTGGAATGTTGGACGAAACCCTAGTCATCTGGGGCGGCGAGTTCGGCCGGACTCCTTACGGCCAAGGAAATATCAACAACAAGAAGGTTCATGGCCGCGACCACCATCCCAATAGCTTTACGATCTGGATGGCAGGTGGCGGGATGAAACCGGGGCTCACCTACGGTGCGACTGACGAGTTCGGCTTTAACGTCGTGAAAGATCAGGTCCACGTTCACGACTTGCAAGCGACAGTGCTAGCCCAACTGGGGATTGACCATGAGCGTTTGACATACAAGTTTCAAGGAAGGCATTTCCGGCTAACGGACGTGCATGGTCACGTTGTTGAAGACATTGTCGCTTAG
- a CDS encoding PEP-CTERM sorting domain-containing protein: protein MSLRNLFAALCGVAVLAVGQANAATLVDEDFSYADGSLVPNGGWANHSGTAGDLLVSSGQAVVQHGTPSEDANIQFATQDSGILTATFDITVEDSDDQLTGSDFEYFAHFFTQGSFNFRSRVDVVAPSGGGDYTLGISSSGSTADATLLVDFDFGDTVPVEITFDFATGTASLTAGGSTITGDPGATGQSLDAFGLRQSDSSNNETVIVDNLVITAIPEPTSLVLFALGAFGLVTSRKRG, encoded by the coding sequence ATGAGTTTGAGAAATTTGTTTGCCGCTTTATGCGGCGTCGCCGTGCTGGCCGTTGGCCAAGCAAACGCGGCGACCTTGGTCGATGAGGATTTTTCGTACGCAGACGGCAGTCTCGTGCCGAACGGTGGCTGGGCCAATCATAGTGGTACTGCCGGCGACCTGCTCGTATCTAGTGGGCAAGCAGTCGTTCAGCATGGCACTCCCTCGGAAGATGCCAATATCCAGTTCGCCACCCAGGATAGCGGTATTCTAACTGCTACGTTTGACATCACTGTCGAAGATAGCGACGACCAACTTACTGGGTCGGATTTTGAGTACTTTGCACACTTCTTTACACAGGGCAGCTTTAACTTCCGCTCTCGCGTCGATGTAGTCGCGCCAAGTGGTGGAGGAGATTACACGCTTGGTATTTCGTCAAGCGGTAGCACAGCCGATGCTACTCTGTTAGTTGATTTCGACTTTGGTGACACCGTGCCTGTTGAGATCACTTTTGATTTTGCAACGGGCACCGCTTCCTTGACTGCTGGCGGAAGCACAATCACAGGTGACCCAGGTGCAACTGGCCAGTCACTAGATGCTTTCGGTCTACGTCAGTCAGATTCGAGCAATAACGAAACGGTTATCGTAGATAATCTTGTTATTACTGCGATTCCTGAGCCAACCAGCCTTGTGCTGTTCGCTCTTGGAGCATTTGGCCTAGTTACAAGCCGCAAGCGTGGCTAG
- a CDS encoding DUF1080 domain-containing protein, producing the protein MKHSLCQAKDTVTPEPWAAKLEVFKSPSLKESDFTPLFDGKALSGWVGAKKAYRVEHGAIVCQKGTAGNLFTEKEYSNFVLRFEFQLSPGANNGLGIRSPLKGDPAYVGIELQILDNAAEKFAGLQPYQYHGSAYGIAAAKRGALKPVGEWNQQEVMLVGDRLIVTLNKRKILDVNLKKVAPEGKTIDGREHPGLKRTKGHLGFLGHGDEVKFRKIRIVDLGESK; encoded by the coding sequence ATGAAACATTCTTTGTGCCAAGCGAAAGACACGGTTACGCCGGAGCCTTGGGCAGCGAAGCTCGAAGTGTTCAAGTCACCCTCTTTGAAGGAGTCAGACTTCACGCCGTTGTTTGATGGGAAAGCACTAAGTGGCTGGGTGGGGGCGAAAAAGGCATATCGTGTGGAACACGGGGCAATTGTTTGCCAGAAGGGGACCGCTGGCAATCTGTTTACAGAGAAGGAGTACAGCAACTTTGTCTTGCGGTTTGAGTTTCAACTCTCGCCTGGTGCGAACAACGGCTTAGGAATTCGCTCGCCACTGAAAGGCGACCCGGCTTACGTAGGGATCGAGTTGCAGATCCTCGACAACGCGGCTGAGAAGTTTGCCGGGTTGCAACCGTATCAGTATCACGGCAGTGCCTACGGGATTGCGGCTGCAAAGCGTGGGGCGCTCAAGCCTGTGGGTGAGTGGAATCAACAAGAGGTCATGCTGGTTGGTGATCGGCTGATCGTGACGCTGAACAAGCGGAAGATTCTCGACGTCAATCTGAAGAAGGTTGCCCCCGAGGGAAAGACAATCGATGGCCGTGAGCATCCAGGACTCAAACGAACCAAGGGTCACCTCGGGTTCTTAGGCCACGGCGACGAGGTGAAGTTTCGCAAGATAAGAATCGTCGATCTTGGAGAGAGCAAGTAA